Proteins encoded by one window of Synechococcus sp. MVIR-18-1:
- a CDS encoding folylpolyglutamate synthase/dihydrofolate synthase family protein: MTRSKLDPLDELADLLSPFEQRGMDLSLERMQAALAALANPCAGVPAVQVVGTNGKGSIACMIHSGLTAAGLRSGLTTSPHLTSWCERICVNQQQIELAQLRQRLKQLQPVAQHHNLTPFEQLITAALVHFEANALDWLVLEAGLGGRLDATTAHPNRPLIAIGSIGMDHCEHLGHSLTAISSEKAAVIGPGAHVISAPQHDAVTKVLEERSQDMGATLEWVKPLTDEWELGLSGHLQRRNGAVARAALRRMNALGSTITEEQIRRGLAQARWPGRLQTLHWNHHSVRVDGAHNPDAAEQLALERRSWSQSGQQQIWILGIQGHKQAPEMLRILVEPNDEAWIVPVPGHVSWTADQLSEICPSHAHQLRSASCVEDVLVNLFKNDADSPKPAPVIAGSLYLIGSLLAKGVLKEPKR, from the coding sequence GTGACCCGCTCCAAGCTGGATCCCCTTGATGAGTTGGCGGATCTGCTCTCTCCCTTTGAGCAGCGGGGAATGGATTTATCGCTTGAGCGGATGCAGGCAGCTCTTGCCGCTCTAGCCAACCCCTGCGCTGGTGTTCCCGCCGTGCAGGTGGTCGGAACCAATGGCAAAGGCTCGATCGCCTGCATGATTCACAGCGGGCTGACGGCAGCAGGTCTGCGCTCTGGCCTCACCACGTCTCCGCATCTCACGAGTTGGTGTGAACGGATTTGCGTGAATCAGCAGCAGATTGAGCTGGCTCAACTACGCCAACGTCTAAAACAACTCCAACCGGTGGCGCAGCATCACAACCTGACCCCGTTCGAGCAGCTGATCACGGCAGCCCTTGTTCATTTTGAAGCCAACGCCCTGGATTGGCTCGTTTTAGAAGCAGGTCTTGGAGGGCGGCTGGATGCCACAACAGCCCATCCCAATCGACCTCTTATCGCCATTGGCTCGATCGGAATGGATCACTGCGAACATCTCGGGCACTCCTTAACGGCGATCAGCAGCGAAAAAGCAGCGGTGATCGGCCCTGGAGCCCATGTGATTAGTGCCCCTCAACACGATGCGGTGACCAAAGTCTTGGAGGAGCGCAGCCAAGACATGGGCGCCACGCTGGAGTGGGTGAAGCCGCTCACCGACGAGTGGGAGCTTGGGCTCTCTGGACACCTGCAACGGCGTAACGGAGCCGTGGCACGTGCGGCGCTGCGACGAATGAATGCCCTTGGCAGCACGATCACAGAGGAGCAGATCCGGCGAGGGCTGGCCCAAGCCCGTTGGCCTGGACGGCTTCAAACGTTGCACTGGAACCACCACTCTGTGCGCGTGGATGGAGCCCACAACCCCGATGCAGCCGAGCAGCTCGCGCTCGAGCGTCGTAGCTGGAGCCAGTCAGGGCAGCAGCAGATCTGGATTCTTGGCATTCAGGGCCACAAGCAAGCCCCGGAAATGCTCAGGATTTTGGTGGAGCCAAACGACGAAGCCTGGATCGTGCCGGTGCCAGGGCATGTCAGCTGGACAGCCGATCAATTGAGCGAGATCTGCCCATCGCATGCGCATCAACTAAGGAGCGCCTCCTGCGTGGAGGACGTTCTCGTCAACCTGTTCAAGAACGATGCAGACAGTCCGAAGCCAGCGCCTGTGATTGCAGGCTCCTTGTATTTGATCGGATCGTTGTTAGCAAAGGGAGTGCTGAAAGAGCCCAAGAGATAA